A single region of the Arthrobacter sp. zg-Y20 genome encodes:
- a CDS encoding YeeE/YedE family protein encodes MLISGLLVGVALGFVMQRGRFCVTGAFRDVWVTRSTRWLTAFLVVVAVQSVGVFALDAAGVISLSANAFPWLATIIGGFIFGFAIVLAGGCATGTYYRAGEGLVGSWFALAAYALFAAIMKTGPLSGFNTAMRSVTVEQSNFYSVLGVSPWLFVALLVAGVGLAVRHHLRKPKIRLASLPPAKTGLAHLLFEKPWNAFATAVVIGLIAIAAWPLSWATGRQDGLGITTPSSKLVGYLVTGDPELVDWGVFLVIGILLGSYIAAKGSGEFRVRVPDAATVLKSLGGGALMGIGAALAGGCTIGNAMVQTAQFSFQGWTALVFMILGTGLAAKLTILNRRSAPAPARVPAGV; translated from the coding sequence ATGCTTATTTCAGGCCTGCTGGTTGGCGTTGCCCTCGGTTTCGTGATGCAACGGGGGCGTTTCTGCGTCACCGGAGCGTTCCGGGACGTGTGGGTCACCCGCAGCACCCGCTGGCTTACGGCCTTCCTGGTGGTGGTGGCCGTGCAGAGCGTCGGCGTCTTCGCCCTCGACGCCGCCGGGGTCATCAGCCTCTCCGCCAACGCATTCCCGTGGCTGGCCACGATTATTGGCGGGTTTATCTTCGGTTTCGCCATAGTGCTGGCCGGGGGCTGCGCAACCGGCACCTATTACCGTGCCGGTGAAGGGCTGGTGGGCAGCTGGTTCGCCCTGGCCGCCTATGCCCTGTTCGCGGCCATCATGAAGACGGGCCCGCTGTCCGGCTTCAACACGGCCATGCGCTCGGTGACCGTGGAACAGAGCAACTTCTATTCGGTGCTGGGAGTATCACCCTGGCTGTTTGTGGCCCTGCTGGTCGCCGGCGTCGGCCTGGCGGTCCGCCACCACCTGCGCAAGCCGAAGATCCGCCTGGCATCGCTGCCTCCGGCGAAAACCGGACTGGCGCACCTGCTGTTCGAGAAGCCGTGGAACGCCTTCGCCACCGCTGTAGTGATTGGCCTGATCGCCATTGCCGCGTGGCCGCTGAGCTGGGCCACCGGCCGCCAGGACGGGCTGGGCATCACGACGCCGTCCTCCAAGCTGGTGGGCTACCTGGTCACCGGTGATCCGGAACTGGTGGACTGGGGTGTGTTCCTGGTGATCGGCATCCTGCTTGGCTCCTACATTGCGGCCAAGGGCAGCGGCGAGTTCCGGGTCCGCGTGCCCGACGCCGCCACCGTCCTCAAGAGCTTGGGCGGCGGTGCCCTGATGGGCATCGGTGCCGCGCTGGCCGGCGGGTGCACCATCGGAAACGCCATGGTGCAGACCGCGCAGTTCAGCTTCCAGGGCTGGACGGCCCTGGTCTTTATGATCCTCGGCACCGGCCTGGCCGCGAAGCTGACCATCCTCAACCGCCGCTCGGCGCCTGCTCCGGCCCGCGTGCCCGCCGGCGTCTAA